A DNA window from Actinomadura coerulea contains the following coding sequences:
- a CDS encoding DUF4129 domain-containing protein codes for MILDPIGHDDAREMARRELEKQIYQRDKPSWLERAWDDFAEWLRHLFDKAPAPESQGSGGGWTSIAIVVAVVLVAVALVVWLMWGRRNPRSRKGPLLEDAPSTALDHREAAERHAEAGQWAEAIRERLRAIARDLEERAVLAARPGRTADELAAEAGEAVPELAGELVAGVRVFDDVWYGDRPGTPEGYARMTELDERLRAARPKPLESDDLTLAGSGDEGGPRW; via the coding sequence GTGATACTCGATCCGATCGGCCACGACGACGCCCGCGAGATGGCCCGCCGCGAGCTGGAGAAGCAGATCTACCAGCGCGACAAGCCGTCCTGGCTGGAGCGGGCCTGGGACGACTTCGCCGAGTGGCTGCGCCATCTGTTCGACAAGGCGCCCGCCCCGGAGTCGCAGGGCAGCGGCGGCGGGTGGACGTCCATCGCCATCGTCGTCGCCGTCGTGCTGGTCGCGGTCGCGCTGGTGGTGTGGCTGATGTGGGGGCGCCGGAACCCGCGCTCCCGCAAGGGGCCGCTGCTGGAGGACGCGCCGTCCACGGCGCTCGACCACCGGGAGGCGGCCGAGCGGCACGCCGAGGCCGGGCAGTGGGCCGAGGCGATCCGCGAGCGGCTGCGCGCCATCGCCCGCGATCTCGAGGAGCGCGCGGTGCTGGCGGCGCGGCCCGGCCGGACCGCCGACGAGCTGGCCGCCGAGGCGGGCGAGGCGGTGCCGGAACTGGCCGGGGAGCTGGTCGCGGGCGTGCGGGTCTTCGACGACGTCTGGTACGGGGACCGCCCGGGCACCCCCGAGGGATACGCCCGGATGACCGAGCTGGACGAGCGGCTCCGGGCGGCGCGGCCGAAGCCGCTGGAGTCCGATGACCTCACCCTGGCCGGAAGCGGCGACGAAGGAGGGCCGCGATGGTGA
- a CDS encoding DUF4350 domain-containing protein, with the protein MVTASPPRAGGPAAEATARQVAGRRWRSARGVVAAVLALIAVAVVLAALRPSASAEALDPESPKQDGSRALAEILRRHGTPVTVARKTGDAVGAAGPGTVLVVTRTERLTEEDLARLSGVPADVLLVRPTSFALEAFAPQVRRRGPSLEEVAAPGCALPVASLAGAVDFHESETYEVAGAGTSCYRTDYGDARLVQVSTGAHTVTVLGSTAPLTNRRLTEEGNAALGMNLAGAGTSAVWLAPDLPEAGAGAGQRSLGDLLPFGVKLLVLQLLVAVLLVAVWRARRLGPVVAEALPVVVRSAETVEGLSRLYRAGRARDRASDALRSGARERLVPLLGLPRSSAQDPSAAREIVTAVARRTAYEETYVGAALYGPEPLDDAGLIALTDVLDDLERQVRQS; encoded by the coding sequence ATGGTGACGGCGTCCCCGCCCCGCGCGGGAGGGCCCGCCGCCGAGGCGACGGCCCGGCAGGTCGCGGGACGCCGCTGGCGGTCGGCGCGCGGCGTCGTCGCGGCGGTCCTGGCGCTGATCGCGGTGGCGGTGGTGCTGGCCGCGCTGCGCCCTTCCGCGTCGGCCGAGGCGCTCGACCCGGAGTCGCCGAAGCAGGACGGCAGCCGGGCGCTGGCGGAGATCCTCCGCCGGCACGGCACGCCGGTGACGGTGGCCCGGAAGACCGGTGACGCCGTCGGCGCCGCCGGGCCGGGCACGGTCCTGGTGGTGACCCGCACGGAGCGGCTCACCGAGGAGGACCTCGCCCGGCTGAGCGGCGTCCCCGCGGACGTGCTGCTCGTCCGGCCGACGTCGTTCGCGCTGGAGGCGTTCGCCCCGCAGGTGCGCAGGCGGGGCCCGTCGCTGGAGGAGGTCGCCGCACCGGGCTGCGCCCTCCCCGTGGCGTCGCTGGCCGGGGCGGTCGACTTCCACGAGTCGGAGACCTACGAGGTCGCGGGCGCCGGCACGTCCTGCTACCGGACCGACTACGGCGACGCCAGGCTCGTCCAGGTCAGCACCGGCGCGCACACCGTGACGGTGCTCGGCTCGACGGCGCCGCTGACGAACCGGCGGCTCACCGAGGAGGGCAACGCGGCGCTCGGCATGAACCTGGCCGGCGCGGGCACCTCGGCTGTCTGGCTCGCCCCGGACCTGCCCGAGGCGGGCGCCGGCGCGGGGCAGCGGTCCCTCGGCGACCTGCTGCCCTTCGGGGTGAAGCTGCTCGTCCTCCAGCTGCTGGTCGCGGTGCTGCTGGTGGCGGTGTGGCGGGCCCGCCGCCTCGGCCCGGTCGTGGCGGAGGCGCTGCCCGTCGTCGTCCGGTCCGCCGAGACCGTCGAGGGCCTCTCCCGCCTCTACCGCGCCGGACGCGCCCGCGACCGGGCCTCGGACGCGCTGCGCTCCGGCGCCCGCGAACGGCTCGTGCCGCTCCTCGGACTCCCCCGCAGCAGCGCGCAGGACCCCTCCGCCGCGCGGGAGATCGTCACGGCGGTCGCCCGCCGCACGGCGTACGAAGAGACGTACGTCGGAGCGGCCCTGTACGGTCCTGAACCCTTGGACGACGCCGGGCTGATCGCCCTCACCGACGTCCTCGACGACCTGGAAAGGCAGGTACGCCAGTCGTGA
- a CDS encoding AAA family ATPase — protein MSEDARRQAETARAALAALRGEVAKTVVGQESVVTGLVIALLCRGHVLLEGVPGTAKTLLIKTLSRALDLDFKRVQFTPDLMPGDVTGSLVYDNRTAEFDFREGPVFTNLLLADEINRTPPKTQASLLEAMEERQVSVEGTARPLPDPFVVCATQNPIEYEGTYPLPEAQLDRFLVKLTVPVPTRDEEIAMLQRHASGFDPRDLSEVKAVAGAAELAAGQAAVRTVHLDPKVAAYVVDLCRATRQSPSLQLGVSPRGATALLATSRAWAWLSGRDYVTPDDVKALARPTLRHRVQLRPEAELEGATADGVLEGILAHVPAPR, from the coding sequence ATCTCCGAGGACGCCCGGCGCCAGGCCGAGACGGCCCGCGCGGCGCTGGCCGCCCTGCGCGGTGAGGTCGCCAAGACGGTGGTCGGCCAGGAGTCCGTGGTGACCGGGCTGGTGATCGCGCTGCTCTGCCGCGGCCACGTGCTGCTGGAGGGCGTCCCCGGCACGGCCAAGACCCTGCTGATCAAGACGCTGTCGCGCGCCCTCGACCTGGACTTCAAGCGCGTCCAGTTCACCCCCGACCTGATGCCCGGCGACGTGACCGGTTCGCTGGTGTACGACAACCGGACGGCGGAGTTCGACTTCCGCGAGGGGCCCGTCTTCACGAACCTCCTGCTCGCCGACGAGATCAACCGGACGCCTCCCAAGACGCAGGCGTCCCTCCTGGAGGCCATGGAGGAACGCCAGGTCTCGGTGGAGGGCACCGCGCGCCCCCTGCCCGACCCGTTCGTGGTGTGCGCGACGCAGAACCCGATCGAGTACGAGGGGACCTATCCCCTGCCCGAGGCCCAGCTCGACCGGTTCCTGGTCAAGCTGACGGTGCCCGTCCCCACTCGGGACGAGGAGATCGCCATGCTCCAGCGGCACGCCTCCGGGTTCGACCCGCGCGACCTGTCCGAGGTGAAGGCGGTCGCCGGAGCGGCGGAGCTGGCCGCCGGGCAGGCCGCCGTGCGGACCGTCCACCTCGACCCCAAGGTCGCCGCCTACGTCGTGGACCTGTGCAGGGCCACCCGGCAGTCCCCGTCGCTCCAGCTCGGCGTGTCGCCGCGCGGTGCGACGGCGCTGCTGGCCACGTCCCGCGCCTGGGCGTGGCTGTCGGGCCGCGACTACGTCACGCCGGACGACGTGAAGGCGCTGGCCAGGCCGACGCTGCGGCACCGCGTCCAGCTGCGTCCCGAGGCGGAACTGGAGGGCGCGACCGCCGACGGCGTGCTGGAGGGCATCCTCGCCCACGTCCCCGCCCCGCGCTGA
- a CDS encoding DUF58 domain-containing protein, with protein sequence MALTGRLGLLALLGAVVPLFAPSWWTLFAVWGVLLLGVAADLALAGNVRALRFHRSGATSVRLGETAQVSLIVENLGRRRLKARLRDVWPPSAGATPRMVRVDVPAGERRRVEMALTPTRRGDRKAVAVAVRSVGPLGLAARQLSRPAPWTVRALPAFPSRRHLPAKLARLRELTGAHVALIRGQGTEFDSLREYVDGDDVRSIDWRATARRGDVVVRTWRPERDRRIYLVLDTGRTSAGRVGDVPRLDCSMDAALLLGALASRAGDRVDLLAYDRRVRARVEGASRTDLLPAMVHALAPLDPELLECDAAGMVSTLMARVRQRCLVVLLTELNTAAIEEGLLPLLPQLTARHLVMIAAVSDPRVAEMAEARGDLASVYDAAAAERARAERRRLTAELKGYGVEVVDAPPGEIAPALADAYLALKAAGRL encoded by the coding sequence ATGGCGCTGACCGGGCGTCTCGGGCTGCTGGCCCTCCTCGGCGCGGTCGTCCCGCTGTTCGCGCCGAGCTGGTGGACGCTCTTCGCGGTGTGGGGCGTCCTGCTGCTCGGCGTCGCCGCCGACCTCGCCCTGGCCGGGAACGTGCGGGCCCTGCGTTTCCACCGCTCCGGCGCCACCAGCGTGCGCCTCGGCGAGACGGCCCAGGTGTCGCTGATCGTGGAGAACCTCGGCCGGCGGCGCCTCAAGGCCCGGCTGCGGGACGTGTGGCCGCCCAGCGCGGGCGCCACGCCCCGCATGGTGCGGGTGGACGTGCCCGCCGGTGAGCGGCGCCGCGTCGAGATGGCGCTGACGCCGACCCGCCGCGGCGACCGGAAGGCCGTCGCCGTCGCCGTCCGCTCCGTGGGGCCGCTCGGGCTGGCCGCGCGGCAGCTCTCGCGGCCCGCGCCCTGGACCGTCCGGGCGCTGCCCGCGTTCCCGTCCCGCCGCCACCTGCCCGCCAAGCTCGCCCGGCTGCGGGAGCTGACGGGCGCGCACGTCGCGCTGATCCGCGGGCAGGGCACCGAGTTCGACTCCCTGCGCGAGTACGTGGACGGCGACGACGTCCGGTCCATCGACTGGCGCGCCACGGCGCGGCGCGGCGACGTGGTCGTGCGGACGTGGCGCCCCGAACGCGACCGCCGCATCTACCTCGTCCTCGACACCGGCCGCACGTCCGCGGGCCGGGTCGGCGACGTCCCGCGGCTCGACTGCTCGATGGACGCGGCGCTGCTGCTCGGCGCCCTGGCGTCCCGCGCCGGCGACCGCGTCGACCTGCTCGCCTACGACCGCCGGGTCCGCGCCCGTGTCGAGGGGGCGTCCCGCACCGACCTGCTGCCCGCGATGGTGCACGCCTTGGCGCCGCTGGACCCCGAGCTGCTCGAATGCGACGCCGCCGGGATGGTGTCGACGCTGATGGCGCGCGTCCGGCAGCGGTGCCTCGTGGTGCTGCTCACCGAGCTGAACACCGCCGCCATCGAGGAGGGCCTGCTGCCGCTGCTGCCGCAGCTCACCGCCCGCCACCTCGTCATGATCGCCGCGGTGTCGGACCCGCGGGTCGCGGAGATGGCGGAGGCCCGCGGCGACCTCGCGTCCGTCTACGACGCGGCGGCCGCCGAGCGCGCGAGGGCCGAACGCCGCCGTCTGACGGCCGAACTGAAAGGTTACGGCGTAGAGGTCGTCGACGCCCCACCGGGCGAAATAGCCCCCGCCCTAGCCGACGCCTACCTAGCCCTGAAGGCCGCGGGAAGGCTGTAG
- a CDS encoding stage II sporulation protein M: MDVDAYVAAHNAEWLRLERLINRGRRLTGAEADELVDLYQRTATHLSVVRSSSPDPQLVGRLSSLVARGRAAVGGAQAPLWRDVTRFATVSFPAAAYRMRWWWLGSAVLGNLLSLALAIWVVHSPDVQATIGTPAEIRELVEHDFANYYTEHSASSFAFKVWINNAWVSATALIFGILLGVPTVYVLLLNQVNLGISGGLMFAYGKGSVFFGLILPHGLLELTAVYLACAGGLKLGWTIVDPGPRRRGQALAEEGRAAVSIALGLIGVLLVSGLIEGFVTGWVHITWLRITIGVIAEAAFLAYVIVLGRRAVRQGQTGDTDLHPDLAPVSG, encoded by the coding sequence GTGGACGTCGACGCCTACGTGGCCGCGCACAACGCCGAATGGCTGCGCCTCGAACGGCTCATCAACCGCGGCCGCCGGCTGACCGGCGCGGAGGCCGACGAACTGGTCGATCTCTACCAGCGCACGGCGACGCACCTGTCGGTCGTCCGCTCCAGCTCGCCCGACCCGCAGCTCGTGGGACGCCTGTCGTCGCTCGTGGCGCGCGGCAGGGCCGCCGTGGGCGGCGCCCAGGCGCCGCTCTGGCGCGACGTCACCCGCTTCGCGACCGTGTCGTTCCCGGCGGCCGCGTACCGGATGCGCTGGTGGTGGCTCGGCAGCGCCGTCCTCGGCAACCTGCTGTCGCTCGCCCTGGCCATCTGGGTCGTGCACAGCCCCGACGTGCAGGCGACCATCGGGACCCCGGCCGAGATCCGCGAACTCGTCGAGCACGACTTCGCCAACTACTACACCGAGCACTCGGCGTCGTCGTTCGCGTTCAAGGTGTGGATCAACAACGCCTGGGTGTCGGCGACCGCGCTCATCTTCGGGATCCTGCTCGGCGTCCCGACCGTGTACGTCCTGCTGCTGAACCAGGTCAACCTCGGGATCAGCGGCGGCCTGATGTTCGCCTACGGCAAGGGCTCGGTGTTCTTCGGGCTGATCCTCCCGCACGGCCTGCTGGAGCTCACCGCCGTCTACCTCGCCTGCGCCGGGGGCCTCAAGCTCGGCTGGACGATCGTCGACCCCGGCCCGCGCCGCCGCGGCCAGGCCCTCGCCGAGGAGGGCCGCGCCGCCGTCAGCATCGCCCTCGGCCTCATCGGGGTGCTGCTCGTGTCCGGTCTCATCGAGGGCTTCGTGACCGGCTGGGTGCACATCACGTGGCTGCGCATCACCATCGGCGTCATCGCCGAGGCCGCCTTCCTCGCCTACGTGATCGTCCTAGGCCGCCGCGCCGTCCGCCAAGGCCAGACCGGCGACACCGACCTCCACCCAGATCTAGCGCCGGTGTCTGGTTGA
- a CDS encoding RDD family protein: MADLVTGEAVALDIRVARLASRACAVLLDLLFQLVLLNIVVYVVAMTSLVADDAWTVGLTLLAVVAVVVGYPCAFETLSRGRTLGKMALGLRVVGDDGGPVRFRQALVRALAGFVEFWVLYGSPALITSFCNRRGKRLGDLFAGTIVIQERVPASALLGPVAVMPPQLAWWARNLELSMLSDELAMTARQYLSRFWELLPEVRDSLGHRIASQVVAVVSPPPPAGVRPEILLSAVLAERRHREELRLAERRARRMRRLGFPAWGSAPVPAPVPAMAAAGPAPYGPPRQGPPAAPPFSAPRPGQPQFLPPNDYGAGPYQNVLNAPRPPAPYPAGPGGGPPPRGPHPGY; encoded by the coding sequence ATGGCCGATCTCGTCACCGGCGAGGCCGTCGCGCTCGACATCCGGGTCGCGCGGCTGGCCAGCCGCGCCTGCGCCGTCCTCCTCGACCTGCTCTTCCAGCTGGTGCTGCTGAACATCGTCGTCTACGTCGTGGCGATGACCTCGCTGGTGGCCGACGACGCCTGGACGGTGGGTCTGACGCTGCTCGCCGTCGTCGCGGTGGTCGTCGGGTATCCGTGCGCGTTCGAGACGCTGTCGCGGGGGCGGACGCTGGGCAAGATGGCCCTCGGGCTCCGCGTCGTCGGCGACGACGGCGGCCCGGTCCGGTTCCGGCAGGCGCTGGTGCGGGCGCTCGCCGGGTTCGTCGAGTTCTGGGTGCTCTACGGGTCGCCCGCGCTGATCACGTCGTTCTGCAACCGGCGCGGCAAGCGGCTCGGCGACCTGTTCGCCGGGACGATCGTCATCCAGGAGCGGGTGCCCGCGTCGGCTCTGCTGGGTCCCGTCGCGGTGATGCCGCCGCAGCTCGCCTGGTGGGCGCGGAACCTGGAGCTGTCCATGCTCTCGGACGAGCTGGCGATGACGGCCCGCCAGTACCTTTCGCGGTTCTGGGAGCTGCTGCCGGAGGTCCGCGACTCGCTGGGGCACCGGATCGCCTCGCAGGTCGTCGCGGTGGTGAGCCCGCCGCCGCCGGCGGGGGTGCGGCCGGAGATCCTGCTGTCGGCCGTCCTCGCCGAGCGCCGCCACCGCGAGGAGCTGCGGCTCGCCGAGCGCCGGGCGCGCCGGATGCGCCGTCTCGGGTTCCCCGCGTGGGGGTCCGCGCCTGTGCCCGCGCCCGTCCCGGCGATGGCGGCGGCGGGGCCCGCGCCGTACGGCCCGCCGCGGCAGGGGCCTCCCGCAGCGCCGCCGTTCAGCGCTCCCCGGCCCGGGCAGCCGCAGTTCCTCCCGCCGAATGACTACGGCGCCGGGCCGTACCAGAACGTGCTGAACGCGCCGCGGCCGCCCGCGCCGTATCCGGCGGGGCCCGGCGGGGGTCCGCCGCCGCGGGGTCCGCATCCGGGCTACTGA
- a CDS encoding LppU/SCO3897 family protein, with amino-acid sequence MYGQVPEGQGQAQGHGQGRPPMPGPPMPGPRMGGPPMSGPFPPAGPPGPPPVKRPSPIVWVAVAVAGVVALAGVAFLALHGTGAPTGPVKADQCVDTGFGADDGKRIPPSLRVSCDDAKAKAKVVKVVGKKEASAFQFGSRAEPDCPSGTDGFTNVREKKEDKTYYEACVRNLKGAHPGDPGAGGAFLSAGDCVSSGSIGFGKEQPCSKTDWYGKVIARVNAENACPAKTLETMKLRSFGGGNAANPVLCLGPGGGVLSPGDCIEDPSFNIGDLGKAQCGSSDAIAKVVGRVATTKECPAEATDYMTSEGAFRPVLCLKKLRPTLTEKLRSLPG; translated from the coding sequence GTGTACGGGCAGGTTCCGGAGGGGCAGGGCCAGGCGCAGGGGCACGGCCAGGGGCGGCCGCCGATGCCCGGCCCGCCGATGCCGGGTCCGCGGATGGGCGGTCCGCCGATGAGCGGACCGTTCCCGCCCGCCGGGCCGCCGGGTCCGCCGCCGGTGAAGCGTCCCTCGCCGATCGTGTGGGTGGCCGTGGCGGTCGCCGGTGTGGTCGCGCTGGCGGGCGTGGCCTTCCTGGCGCTCCACGGGACGGGCGCGCCGACCGGGCCCGTGAAGGCCGACCAGTGCGTGGACACCGGGTTCGGGGCGGACGACGGCAAGAGGATTCCGCCGAGCCTCCGGGTGAGCTGCGACGACGCCAAGGCGAAGGCCAAGGTGGTGAAGGTCGTCGGCAAGAAGGAGGCGTCGGCCTTCCAGTTCGGCTCGCGCGCCGAGCCCGACTGCCCGAGCGGCACGGACGGCTTCACCAACGTTCGCGAGAAGAAGGAAGACAAGACCTACTACGAGGCGTGCGTGCGCAACCTCAAGGGCGCCCACCCGGGCGACCCCGGGGCGGGCGGGGCGTTCCTCTCGGCGGGCGACTGCGTGAGCAGCGGCTCCATCGGCTTCGGCAAGGAGCAGCCGTGCTCCAAGACGGACTGGTACGGCAAGGTGATCGCTCGCGTGAACGCGGAGAACGCGTGCCCGGCCAAGACGCTGGAGACCATGAAGCTGCGGTCCTTCGGCGGCGGGAACGCCGCCAACCCGGTGCTGTGCCTGGGCCCGGGCGGCGGCGTGCTGTCCCCCGGGGACTGCATCGAGGACCCCTCGTTCAACATCGGTGACCTGGGCAAGGCCCAGTGCGGGTCCAGCGACGCCATAGCGAAGGTCGTCGGCAGGGTGGCGACGACGAAGGAGTGCCCGGCCGAGGCCACCGACTACATGACCAGCGAGGGCGCCTTCCGCCCGGTGCTGTGCCTGAAGAAGCTGCGCCCGACGCTGACCGAGAAGCTGCGCTCGCTTCCGGGCTAG
- the ahcY gene encoding adenosylhomocysteinase, with translation MSDIADRSLAFEGVKRIEWADRSMPVLRQIRERFAAERPLDGLRVAACMHITTETAGLIRTLQAGGASVALAASNPLSTQDDTAAALVEEYGAEVFARAGTDREGYYAHIHQALETEPDFVLDDGCDLVNTLHTDRTDLLGTVKAGCEQTTTGVIRLHQMAREGALKFPVVAVNDTDTKHMFDNRYGTGQSTLDGIVRATNTLLAGKTVVVAGFGYCGRGLAERARGLGARVVVTEIDPVKALDATMQGFAVQPMARAAVEGDVFITVTGNRDVVNADHLAVMKDGAILANSGHFDVEIDVRALSDMAVEVHHGIRPQTDEYVLADGRRLVLLAEGRLVNLAAAEGHPAAVMDMSFADQALTCAWLATSHASLSPAVHDVPKEIDTEVARLKLASMSVSIDLLTPDQEDYLHSWRIGS, from the coding sequence ATGAGCGATATCGCGGATCGGTCGTTGGCGTTCGAGGGCGTCAAGCGGATCGAGTGGGCGGATCGGAGCATGCCGGTGCTGCGGCAGATCCGGGAGCGGTTCGCCGCCGAGCGGCCGCTGGACGGGTTGAGGGTCGCGGCGTGCATGCACATCACGACCGAGACCGCCGGGCTCATCCGCACCCTCCAGGCGGGCGGTGCCAGCGTGGCGCTGGCGGCGTCCAATCCGCTGTCGACGCAGGACGACACCGCCGCGGCGCTCGTGGAGGAGTACGGGGCCGAGGTGTTCGCGCGGGCGGGCACCGACCGCGAGGGGTACTACGCGCACATCCACCAGGCGCTGGAGACCGAGCCCGACTTCGTCCTGGACGACGGGTGCGACCTGGTCAACACCCTGCACACCGACCGGACGGATCTGCTCGGCACCGTGAAGGCGGGGTGCGAGCAGACGACGACGGGCGTCATCCGGCTCCACCAGATGGCCCGCGAGGGCGCGCTGAAGTTCCCCGTGGTCGCGGTGAACGACACCGACACCAAGCACATGTTCGACAACCGGTACGGGACGGGCCAGTCGACGCTCGACGGGATCGTGCGTGCGACCAACACGCTCCTCGCAGGCAAGACCGTGGTCGTCGCCGGTTTCGGCTACTGCGGGCGCGGGCTCGCCGAGCGCGCGCGGGGCCTCGGCGCGCGCGTCGTCGTCACGGAGATCGACCCGGTGAAGGCGCTGGACGCGACCATGCAGGGTTTCGCCGTCCAGCCCATGGCCCGGGCGGCCGTGGAGGGCGACGTCTTCATCACGGTCACCGGGAACCGCGACGTCGTGAACGCCGACCATCTCGCCGTGATGAAGGACGGGGCCATCCTCGCGAACTCCGGGCACTTCGACGTCGAGATCGACGTGCGGGCCCTCAGCGACATGGCCGTGGAGGTGCACCACGGGATCCGGCCGCAGACCGACGAGTACGTGCTGGCCGACGGGCGGCGCCTGGTCCTGCTCGCGGAGGGCCGTCTGGTCAATCTCGCCGCCGCCGAGGGGCATCCGGCGGCCGTGATGGACATGTCGTTCGCCGACCAGGCCCTCACGTGCGCGTGGCTCGCCACGTCCCACGCGTCGCTGTCCCCGGCCGTCCACGACGTGCCCAAGGAGATCGACACGGAGGTCGCGCGGCTCAAGCTGGCCTCGATGTCGGTCTCCATCGACCTGCTGACCCCGGACCAGGAGGACTACCTGCACTCCTGGCGCATCGGGTCGTGA
- the ahcY gene encoding adenosylhomocysteinase — MDYKVADLSLADFGRREIRLAEHEMPGLMAVREEYSAAKPLRGAKIMGSLHMTIQTAVLIETLVELGADVRWVSCNIFSTQDHAAAAVVVGKEGTVDAPQGVPVFAWKGETLEEYWWCTDQALQWPDGTGPNMILDDGGDATLLVHKGAEYEKAGAVPTATEDDPEEWGIILDTLRRTIAEKPGRWTEAAAAIKGVTEETTTGVHRLYEMAKAGTLAFPAINVNDSVTKSKFDNKYGCRHSVIDGLNRATDVLIGGKVAVVCGYGDVGKGCADALRGQGARVIVTEIDPICALQAAMDGFQVTTLDDVVEIADIFVTTTGNFNIITAEHMGRMKHQAIVSNIGHFDNEIDMAGLARTPGIEKIEIKPQVHEWRFSDGHSIIVLAEGRLMNLGCATGHPSFVMSNSFTNQVIAQIELFTKTDEYPIGVYVLPKHLDEKVARLHLDALGVKLTELTKEQASYIGVHVEGPYKPDHYRY, encoded by the coding sequence ATGGACTACAAGGTCGCCGACCTGTCGCTGGCCGACTTCGGGCGCCGGGAGATCCGGCTCGCCGAGCACGAGATGCCGGGCCTGATGGCGGTGCGCGAGGAGTACTCCGCCGCCAAGCCGCTGCGCGGCGCCAAGATCATGGGCTCGCTGCACATGACGATCCAGACGGCCGTGCTGATCGAGACGCTGGTCGAGCTCGGCGCCGACGTCCGCTGGGTCTCCTGCAACATCTTCTCCACCCAGGACCACGCGGCCGCCGCGGTCGTCGTCGGCAAGGAGGGCACCGTCGACGCCCCGCAGGGCGTCCCGGTGTTCGCGTGGAAGGGCGAGACGCTCGAAGAGTACTGGTGGTGCACCGACCAGGCCCTGCAGTGGCCGGACGGCACCGGCCCCAACATGATCCTGGACGACGGCGGCGACGCGACGCTCCTCGTCCACAAGGGCGCCGAGTACGAGAAGGCGGGCGCCGTGCCGACCGCCACCGAGGACGACCCCGAGGAGTGGGGCATCATCCTCGACACGCTGCGCCGCACGATCGCCGAGAAGCCCGGCCGCTGGACCGAGGCCGCCGCCGCCATCAAGGGCGTCACCGAGGAGACCACCACCGGCGTCCACCGCCTCTACGAGATGGCGAAGGCCGGCACCCTCGCCTTCCCGGCGATCAACGTCAACGACTCGGTCACCAAGTCGAAGTTCGACAACAAGTACGGCTGCCGCCACTCGGTCATCGACGGCCTCAACCGCGCCACCGACGTGCTGATCGGCGGCAAGGTCGCCGTCGTCTGCGGCTACGGCGACGTCGGCAAGGGCTGCGCCGACGCGCTGCGCGGCCAGGGCGCCCGCGTCATCGTCACCGAGATCGACCCGATCTGCGCGCTGCAGGCCGCGATGGACGGCTTCCAGGTCACCACCCTGGACGACGTGGTCGAGATCGCCGACATCTTCGTCACCACCACCGGCAACTTCAACATCATCACGGCCGAGCACATGGGCCGGATGAAGCACCAGGCGATCGTGTCCAACATCGGGCACTTCGACAACGAGATCGACATGGCCGGGCTCGCCAGGACCCCGGGCATCGAGAAGATCGAGATCAAGCCGCAGGTGCACGAGTGGCGCTTCTCCGACGGCCACTCCATCATCGTCCTCGCCGAGGGCCGCCTGATGAACCTCGGCTGCGCCACCGGCCACCCGTCCTTCGTGATGTCCAACTCCTTCACGAACCAGGTCATCGCGCAGATCGAGCTGTTCACCAAGACCGACGAGTACCCGATCGGCGTCTACGTCCTGCCCAAGCACCTGGACGAGAAGGTCGCCCGCCTCCACCTCGACGCCCTCGGCGTCAAGCTCACCGAGCTCACCAAGGAGCAGGCAAGCTACATCGGCGTCCACGTGGAAGGCCCCTACAAGCCCGACCACTACCGGTACTGA
- a CDS encoding MerR family transcriptional regulator: MRITEAARRLGTSPRMLRYREALGLLPVTRETALARPGGGHRRFGEAELRAVALALALEKRYDIGPAELAFGLRVLAEPQVQAHVRELGERIGRLSAPPTRALDFEKEKALRLLRRRP, translated from the coding sequence ATGCGTATCACGGAGGCCGCCCGGCGGCTCGGCACCTCGCCCCGGATGCTCCGCTACCGCGAGGCCCTCGGGCTCCTGCCCGTCACCCGCGAGACCGCCCTCGCCAGGCCCGGAGGCGGCCACCGCCGTTTCGGGGAGGCCGAACTGCGCGCGGTCGCGCTGGCCCTGGCCCTGGAGAAGCGCTACGACATCGGCCCCGCCGAACTGGCCTTCGGCCTGAGAGTCCTGGCCGAGCCCCAGGTCCAGGCCCACGTCCGCGAACTGGGCGAACGCATAGGCCGCCTCTCCGCCCCACCCACCCGAGCCCTGGACTTCGAGAAGGAAAAGGCCCTGCGCCTCCTCCGCAGGCGCCCATGA